A genomic region of Populus nigra chromosome 11, ddPopNigr1.1, whole genome shotgun sequence contains the following coding sequences:
- the LOC133668589 gene encoding uncharacterized protein LOC133668589: MQAIQLNQQSKPKPTPKRFIKSQIPDSILNDPSLNASISLLPSNYNFEIHKCIWRVRSTNAKRIALQLPEGLLMYSLILSDIFTAFADVTHCFVLGDVTYGACCVDDLSALALDADLLIHYGHSCLIPIDATKIPCLYVFVEIKIDVSRLINTISLNFGTHKRNIVLAGTIQFASAIREAKPELENNGFVVLIPQSKPLSAGEVLGCTAPKMSKNVVGNLGFSEEEMVLVFVADGRFHLEAFMIANPGIKAFRYDPYLGKLFLEEYDHKGMKGVRKKAIERAKGARSWGVVLGTLGRQGNPRILERLEKKMGEKGFDYMVVLMSEISPGRIALFEDSVDAWIQIACPRLSIDWGDAFKKPLLTPFEAEIALGDLAGWWEKSLVVNSGCGGGGSGLGCGQKSDGSCCECSNGDAKGVEKDFGGEYPMNYYAQDGGEWNSSYVKKPTRPVRRNVVSSIRNDPAS; this comes from the coding sequence atgcaaGCAATCCAACTCAATCAACAATCAAAGCCAAAACCAACACCAAAACGTTTCATAAAATCCCAAATCCCTGACTCAATCCTGAACGACCCTTCCCTTAACGCCTCCATCTCTCTCTTGCCTTCCAACTACAACTTCGAAATCCACAAATGTATCTGGCGCGTGCGTTCCACCAACGCTAAACGCATCGCCCTCCAGCTCCCTGAAGGCCTCCTCATGTATTCTCTAATCCTCTCTGACATCTTCACTGCCTTCGCTGACGTCACCCACTGCTTCGTCCTCGGCGACGTCACCTACGGCGCCTGCTGTGTAGACGATTTGTCGGCTTTGGCTCTCGATGCCGATTTATTGATCCACTACGGTCATAGCTGTTTGATACCTATTGATGCCACCAAAATCCCATGTCTCTATGTCTTTGTAGAAATCAAAATCGATGTCAGCCGTCTGATCAACACGATCAGCCTCAATTTTGGGACCCACAAGAGAAATATTGTGCTCGCGGGCACGATTCAGTTTGCTTCGGCGATCAGGGAAGCGAAACCTGAATTGGAAAATAATGGGTTTGTTGTTTTGATCCCGCAATCGAAACCCTTATCGGCTGGAGAGGTTTTGGGTTGTACCGCACccaaaatgtcaaaaaatgTTGTTGGGAATTTGGGCTTTAGTGAGGAGGAGATGGTTTTGGTGTTTGTAGCAGATGGAAGGTTTCATTTAGAGGCATTTATGATTGCGAATCCGGGGATTAAGGCATTTAGGTATGACCCTTATTTAGGGAAGTTGTTTTTGGAGGAGTATGATCATAAGGGAATGAAGGGGGTAAGGAAAAAGGCGATAGAGAGGGCAAAGGGAGCGAGGAGTTGGGGGGTTGTTTTGGGAACTTTGGGAAGGCAAGGGAACCCGAGGATACTGGAAAGGTTGGAAAAGAAGATGGGGGAGAAAGGGTTTGATTATATGGTTGTTTTGATGTCAGAAATTAGTCCGGGTAGGATTGCATTGTTTGAGGATTCGGTTGATGCTTGGATTCAAATCGCTTGTCCTAGGCTTTCTATTGATTGGGGGGATGCTTTTAAGAAGCCATTGTTGACGCCTTTCGAGGCAGAGATTGCGCTCGGGGATTTGGCTGGTTGGTGGGAGAAGAGTTTGGTGGTGAATTCAGGGTGCGGTGGTGGTGGGAGTGGTTTGGGATGTGGTCAGAAGAGTGATGGATCATGCTGTGAATGTAGCAACGGGGATGCGAAGGGTGTGGAGAAAGATTTTGGTGGGGAGTATCCCATGAATTACTATGCTCAGGATGGGGGGGAATGGAATTCTTCTTATGTGAAGAAACCAACTCGCCCAGTGCGGAGAAATGTTGTCTCTTCTATCAGAAATGATCCTGCTTCTTAA
- the LOC133667870 gene encoding putative gamma-glutamylcyclotransferase At3g02910, which translates to MGIATENNCNRASTTTLIFTYGTLKRGFSNHVLMQDLIKTGDAVFNGICRTVENYPLVCGPYRVPFLLNLPDATGSHRVTGELYAVSSQGLSRLDELEGTSRDHYERLPIRVEPIDGGDAVFGVEAYYGHRSYAMEMWKRSGKRGYGVYGEKEAKGYVKRKDRPQNLSFLEQINVFVSSCSGN; encoded by the coding sequence ATGGGCATCGCAACAGAAAACAACTGCAATCGTGCATCGACGACAACGCTGATATTCACTTACGGAACTTTGAAGAGGGGCTTTTCCAATCATGTCTTGATGCAGGATCTGATCAAAACCGGGGATGCTGTCTTCAATGGAATCTGCAGAACCGTTGAGAACTACCCGCTTGTCTGTGGGCCGTACAGGGTCCCATTCCTTCTCAACCTTCCAGACGCCACCGGATCTCACCGGGTCACCGGCGAGTTATACGCTGTGTCGAGTCAGGGGCTGTCCAGGCTCGATGAATTGGAGGGAACGAGCAGGGATCACTACGAGAGGCTGCCGATAAGGGTGGAGCCCATTGACGGAGGGGACGCCGTGTTTGGGGTGGAGGCGTATTACGGGCACAGGAGCTATGCGATGGAGATGTGGAAAAGGAGTGGGAAGAGAGGTTATGGAGTGTATGGAGAGAAAGAGGCAAAAGGGTATGTGAAGAGGAAAGACAGGCCACAGAATCTGAGTTTTTTGGAGCAGATTAATGTTTTTGTGTCTTCTTGCAGTGGTAATTAA